The following are encoded in a window of Solidesulfovibrio magneticus RS-1 genomic DNA:
- a CDS encoding (Fe-S)-binding protein, which yields MEAFLFIPCLVEHVLPQVGEATTAVLVRAGLTPVLPKGQTCCGQFAYKRGRADLVRPLARRFVEIFQDAPVVVCPSGSCTAMVRRYPSLFAEDDPFREQAAHVAAKTFELGQFLVERLGLTDLGARWDLTAALHGSCQTTRVLGAGSATEALLAKVAGLTLVPLARPERCCGFGGAFSIDYPEASEAIVAEKIDDIVASGAEAVITAEPSCLLNIASAMAKRDLPIRALHLAEVLAGEGI from the coding sequence GTGGAAGCGTTTCTTTTCATTCCCTGTCTGGTCGAACACGTGTTGCCGCAAGTGGGCGAGGCGACTACGGCCGTTTTGGTCCGGGCCGGCCTGACGCCGGTGCTGCCCAAGGGCCAGACCTGCTGCGGCCAGTTCGCCTACAAGCGCGGCCGGGCCGACCTCGTGCGGCCCCTGGCCCGGCGGTTCGTGGAAATATTTCAGGACGCGCCGGTGGTGGTGTGTCCCTCGGGTTCGTGCACGGCCATGGTGCGCCGCTATCCCTCGCTTTTCGCCGAGGATGACCCGTTTCGGGAGCAGGCCGCCCACGTCGCCGCCAAGACCTTCGAACTGGGCCAGTTCCTGGTTGAACGCCTGGGGCTCACCGACCTGGGGGCGCGCTGGGACCTGACCGCCGCCCTGCACGGCTCCTGCCAGACCACCCGGGTGCTTGGGGCCGGATCGGCCACCGAGGCGCTGTTGGCCAAGGTCGCCGGCCTGACGCTGGTCCCCTTGGCCCGGCCCGAGCGCTGCTGCGGCTTTGGTGGGGCATTTAGCATCGACTACCCCGAAGCCAGCGAAGCCATTGTTGCGGAAAAAATCGACGACATCGTGGCCAGCGGGGCCGAGGCGGTCATCACCGCCGAGCCGAGCTGCCTGCTCAACATCGCTTCGGCCATGGCCAAGCGCGACCTGCCGATACGGGCGTTGCATCTGGCCGAGGTCCTGGCCGGGGAGGGCATATGA
- a CDS encoding bactofilin family protein — MFGFSSKKKPRLDAITAFLGAGTQYHGQFNFQGVVRIDGGVIGDIISDGVLVLGEEGQVEGSISVGELIASGSVRGDVTASRRVILNKTAKLTGNIQTPSVVIEDGAVLNGQLRMTEAEAVILSEGLAPCALPGQPAEDVTETTS; from the coding sequence ATGTTCGGATTCTCGTCGAAGAAAAAGCCCCGCCTGGACGCCATCACCGCCTTTCTCGGGGCTGGAACCCAGTATCATGGCCAGTTCAATTTCCAGGGTGTCGTGCGTATCGACGGCGGCGTCATCGGCGACATCATCTCCGACGGCGTGCTGGTGCTCGGCGAGGAAGGGCAAGTCGAGGGCAGCATCAGCGTGGGCGAACTCATCGCCAGCGGCAGCGTGCGCGGCGACGTCACGGCCAGCCGGCGCGTCATCCTCAACAAGACGGCCAAACTGACCGGCAACATCCAGACCCCGTCGGTGGTCATCGAGGACGGAGCCGTGCTCAACGGCCAGCTGCGCATGACCGAGGCCGAGGCCGTTATCCTGTCCGAGGGCCTGGCCCCCTGCGCCCTGCCCGGGCAGCCGGCCGAGGACGTCACGGAAACGACGTCATGA
- a CDS encoding mechanosensitive ion channel domain-containing protein: MRSFRLLALCCLSLTLLAVLPAALPAQDAAPAAAKAEPAKTPDKPAAPEAKADAPKAPDAPAAEAGKETAKPADKPVDKAADKPAEKTPDKPAPKEADKPAAKPAEKQPAAKASDKAGEKNGEKAEADAPKDWQVLLSIHQESVVQQAARFKSMEELLPKNVRKFRSELSALEGKLDELGLIISLSGGNPWELRAVLGDFARLRRAVETLIAPSQESRDELDKIAARLDSLKEEFAKRLEDDPEQPIADAIGYYLRYVKSVRASLTGVRSTLEKELGPARELLAALDKAEEALRLKIPKAWKTYYFTASNELFSHKAWNDLETRFQHWAKSNASMLRSMTRGSDAVRAQAVGIRAALALAVLAVVSVIAIARLRRRIPGLYAPGKLRLVCLLAGSGLILHWAAAGAPLLLQEIGNILAEILLAAGLAVFSRYLAEASGAATPGAGNPLRGLWAMFSLGLLLQIADIPEPALTTLWMALLLVFLLATGRFLRRYAGPLRLFCRATPPLTMGLAVMAALGWQHLSVLVLAGWFLLLAAVQIGAGLSRIVTAWQARASQEGASALTRAMVSGLGFPLIFLSLFLLVLYWFSTELGGQELFMEAVGFTVTIGTVSVTLGRLALILTGFFVTRSTLFAVRSFIQDLPRLRPGIDPGVRDVLETTSLYVLWGLYILISLFLLGFSFTSLAVVAGGLSVGIGFGLQNIVNNFVAGLILLFGRSIQAGDTIQIDAIWGQVRKVNIRNTVVQTFDNATLFVPNSDLISGKLVNWTHRDPTVRREITIGVAYGSNTEQVRQILLDAVAGHEHVLKTPAPSVQFTNFGESSLDFKLLFWVDNVGVAVGTTSDIRFAIDRRFREVGIDIPFPQREVRIVAGASDPVQAAAGAAAD; this comes from the coding sequence ATGCGTTCTTTTCGTCTGCTTGCCTTGTGCTGCCTGTCCCTGACGCTCCTGGCCGTCTTGCCGGCCGCCCTGCCCGCCCAGGACGCGGCCCCGGCCGCCGCCAAGGCCGAACCGGCCAAGACGCCGGACAAGCCCGCCGCCCCCGAGGCCAAGGCCGACGCGCCCAAAGCGCCGGACGCTCCCGCCGCCGAGGCCGGCAAGGAGACGGCCAAGCCGGCCGACAAACCGGTTGACAAAGCCGCCGACAAACCGGCAGAGAAAACCCCGGATAAGCCCGCGCCCAAGGAAGCCGACAAGCCGGCTGCCAAACCGGCCGAAAAACAGCCGGCCGCCAAAGCCTCGGACAAGGCCGGCGAAAAAAACGGCGAAAAAGCCGAGGCCGACGCGCCCAAGGACTGGCAGGTGCTGCTCTCCATCCACCAGGAATCGGTGGTGCAGCAAGCGGCCCGGTTCAAGTCCATGGAAGAGCTGCTCCCCAAAAACGTGCGCAAGTTCCGCTCCGAGCTTTCGGCCCTGGAGGGCAAGCTCGACGAATTGGGGCTCATCATCAGCCTGTCCGGCGGCAATCCCTGGGAACTGCGGGCCGTGCTGGGGGATTTCGCCCGCCTGCGCCGGGCCGTGGAAACGCTTATCGCGCCGTCCCAGGAAAGTCGCGACGAACTCGACAAGATCGCCGCCAGGCTCGATTCCCTCAAAGAGGAGTTCGCCAAGCGCCTGGAAGACGATCCCGAGCAGCCCATCGCCGACGCCATCGGCTACTATCTGCGCTACGTCAAAAGCGTGCGCGCTTCCCTCACCGGCGTGCGCTCCACCCTGGAGAAGGAACTCGGCCCGGCCCGCGAACTGCTTGCCGCCCTGGACAAGGCCGAAGAAGCCCTGCGCTTAAAAATCCCCAAGGCCTGGAAGACCTACTATTTCACGGCCTCCAACGAACTGTTCTCCCACAAGGCCTGGAACGACCTGGAAACCCGTTTCCAGCACTGGGCCAAGTCCAACGCCTCCATGCTGCGTTCCATGACGCGCGGTTCCGACGCCGTCCGGGCCCAGGCCGTGGGCATCCGGGCCGCGTTGGCCCTGGCCGTGCTGGCGGTGGTGTCCGTCATCGCCATCGCCCGATTGCGCCGCCGCATTCCCGGGCTGTACGCGCCCGGCAAACTGCGTCTGGTCTGCCTGCTGGCCGGCTCCGGGCTCATCCTGCACTGGGCGGCGGCCGGCGCGCCGCTGTTGCTCCAGGAGATCGGCAACATCCTGGCCGAGATCCTGCTCGCCGCCGGGTTGGCCGTGTTCTCGCGCTATCTGGCCGAAGCCTCGGGCGCGGCCACGCCAGGGGCCGGCAATCCCCTGCGCGGCCTGTGGGCCATGTTTTCCCTGGGGCTTTTGCTCCAGATCGCCGACATCCCGGAACCGGCCCTGACCACGCTGTGGATGGCCCTGCTGCTCGTATTCCTGCTGGCCACAGGCCGTTTCTTGCGCCGCTATGCCGGGCCGCTGAGGCTCTTTTGCCGGGCCACGCCGCCCCTGACCATGGGCCTGGCCGTCATGGCCGCCCTGGGCTGGCAGCATTTGTCGGTGCTGGTCCTGGCCGGCTGGTTCCTGCTTTTGGCCGCCGTGCAGATCGGGGCCGGGCTGTCGCGCATCGTCACCGCCTGGCAGGCCCGGGCCAGCCAGGAAGGGGCCTCGGCGCTCACGCGCGCCATGGTTTCGGGCCTGGGCTTTCCGCTCATCTTCCTGTCGCTGTTCCTGCTGGTCCTCTACTGGTTCTCCACGGAACTGGGCGGCCAGGAACTGTTCATGGAAGCCGTGGGCTTCACCGTGACCATCGGCACGGTCTCGGTCACCCTGGGCCGGCTGGCCCTTATTCTCACCGGCTTTTTCGTCACCCGCTCGACCCTTTTCGCCGTGCGCTCCTTCATCCAGGACCTGCCGCGCCTGCGCCCGGGCATCGATCCGGGCGTGCGCGACGTGCTGGAGACTACTTCGCTTTACGTACTATGGGGTCTGTACATCCTTATCTCCCTGTTCCTACTCGGCTTTTCCTTCACCAGCCTGGCGGTGGTCGCCGGCGGCTTGTCCGTGGGCATCGGCTTTGGCCTGCAAAACATCGTCAACAACTTCGTGGCCGGGCTGATCCTGCTCTTTGGCCGCTCCATCCAGGCCGGCGACACCATCCAGATCGACGCCATCTGGGGCCAGGTGCGCAAGGTCAACATCCGCAACACCGTTGTCCAGACCTTTGACAACGCCACGTTGTTTGTGCCCAACTCCGACCTCATCAGCGGCAAGCTCGTCAACTGGACCCACCGCGACCCGACCGTGCGCCGGGAGATCACCATCGGCGTGGCCTACGGCTCCAACACCGAGCAGGTGCGCCAGATACTGCTCGACGCCGTGGCCGGCCACGAGCATGTCTTAAAGACCCCGGCCCCGTCAGTGCAGTTCACCAACTTCGGCGAGAGTTCCCTGGACTTCAAGTTGCTCTTCTGGGTGGACAACGTGGGCGTGGCCGTGGGCACCACCTCCGACATCCGCTTCGCCATTGACCGGCGTTTCCGGGAAGTCGGCATCGACATCCCCTTCCCCCAGCGCGAGGTGCGCATCGTGGCCGGGGCCAGCGACCCGGTCCAGGCCGCCGCTGGCGCGGCCGCGGATTGA
- a CDS encoding citrate/2-methylcitrate synthase: MNEAPTATLTYDGKTVELPVIIGDHVEKALDVRKLRSQTGWITFDPGYANTAACKSAITHIDGENGVVLYRGYDLEELADKATFVETAMLIMFGELPTRAEREEFRIMLRDQELLHEDLLSHLDGFPPNGHPMSILSAMINAMGSYYPELYDIGSPEDFRLAAAKILSKVRTIAAFSYRKSQGLPLNYPNPNLDYCRNFLHMMFSVPFWTYQAPDPVVRALSIYMLCHADQALDTSCATVRMVGSSQANLFASVSSGICALWGRQHGGASSAALTMFEDVVAGRTTVERIFEASKTSAGRLMGFGQRLFHVEDPRARIIKRTYQNLVKNGYAKRDAFHDIALEIEERALADDYFASRQLFPNTNFYASLLLRAINIPPRMFPVITAIGNMPGWIAHWNEETHSPDQRIHRPRQVYMGRKRHAYTPMEKRKS, from the coding sequence ATGAACGAAGCACCCACCGCCACCTTGACCTATGACGGCAAGACTGTCGAACTCCCTGTCATCATTGGCGATCACGTCGAAAAGGCCCTGGACGTGCGCAAGCTGCGCAGCCAGACCGGCTGGATCACCTTCGATCCCGGCTACGCCAATACGGCGGCCTGCAAGTCGGCCATCACGCATATCGACGGCGAAAATGGCGTGGTGCTCTATCGCGGCTACGACCTTGAAGAGCTTGCCGACAAGGCCACCTTCGTGGAAACGGCCATGCTCATCATGTTCGGCGAGCTGCCGACCCGGGCCGAGCGCGAAGAATTCCGCATCATGCTGCGCGACCAGGAACTGTTGCACGAAGATCTGTTGAGCCACCTCGACGGGTTTCCGCCCAACGGCCATCCCATGTCCATCCTCTCGGCCATGATCAACGCCATGGGCAGCTACTATCCCGAACTCTACGACATCGGCTCGCCCGAGGACTTCCGGCTGGCCGCCGCCAAGATCTTAAGCAAGGTGCGCACCATCGCCGCCTTTTCCTACCGCAAATCCCAGGGGTTGCCGCTCAATTACCCCAACCCCAACCTGGATTACTGCCGCAACTTCCTGCACATGATGTTTTCGGTGCCGTTTTGGACCTACCAAGCCCCGGACCCTGTGGTGCGGGCGCTGAGCATCTACATGCTGTGCCACGCCGACCAGGCGCTCGACACCTCCTGCGCCACGGTGCGTATGGTCGGCTCAAGCCAGGCCAACCTGTTCGCCAGCGTGTCGTCGGGCATCTGCGCCCTGTGGGGCCGCCAGCACGGCGGAGCCAGCTCGGCGGCGCTGACCATGTTCGAGGACGTGGTGGCCGGGCGCACCACCGTGGAGCGCATTTTCGAGGCCTCGAAAACCAGCGCCGGCCGTCTCATGGGCTTTGGCCAGCGGCTTTTCCACGTGGAAGACCCGCGCGCCCGCATCATCAAGCGCACCTACCAAAATCTCGTGAAAAACGGCTACGCCAAGCGCGACGCCTTCCACGACATCGCTTTGGAGATCGAGGAACGCGCCCTGGCCGACGACTATTTCGCCTCGCGCCAGCTCTTCCCCAACACCAACTTCTACGCCAGCTTGCTCCTGCGGGCCATCAACATCCCGCCGCGCATGTTCCCGGTCATCACCGCCATCGGCAACATGCCCGGCTGGATCGCCCACTGGAACGAGGAGACCCACTCCCCGGACCAGCGCATCCACCGGCCGCGCCAGGTCTACATGGGCCGCAAGCGCCACGCCTACACGCCCATGGAGAAGCGCAAGTCCTGA